A window of Cheilinus undulatus linkage group 1, ASM1832078v1, whole genome shotgun sequence contains these coding sequences:
- the ctsd gene encoding cathepsin D isoform X2 — protein MKAPLLLLFAGFVLYSDAIVRIPLKKFRSIRRELTDSGRTVEELLANKHSLKYNLGFPPNGGPTPETLKNYLDAQYYGEIGLGTPPQTFTVVFDTGSSNLWVPSVHCSILDVACLLHHKYNSAKSSTYVKNGTEFAIQYGSGSLSGYLSQDTCTIGDISVENQLFGEAIKQPGVTFIAAKFDGILGMAYPRISVDGVAPVFDNIMSQKKVEKNVFSFYLNRNPDTDPGGELLLGGTDPKYYTGDFSYVNISRQAYWQIPMDKMAVGSQLSLCTSGCQAIVDTGTSLITGPAAEVRSLQKAIGALPLIQGEYMVNCEKVPSLPVITFTIGGQAYSLTGEQYILKVTQAGKTMCLSGFMGLDIPPPAGPLWILGDVFIGQYYTVFDRENNRVGFAKSK, from the exons AATCCCCTTGAAGAAATTCCGTTCCATCAGACGTGAGCTGACCGACTCGGGGAGGACGGTGGAGGAGCTGCTGGCCAACAAACACTCCTTAAAGTACAACCTGGGCTTCCCTCCCAATGGTGGACCCACTCCAGAAACCCTGAAGAACTACCTGGAT GCTCAGTACTATGGAGAGATCGGCCTGGGGACCCCCCCTCAGACTTTCACCGTGGTGTTCGACACCGGCTCCTCCAACCTTTGGGTGCCCTCCGTCCACTGCTCCATCCTGGACGTCGCCTGCT TGCTTCATCACAAGTATAACTCAGCCAAGTCCAGCACCTACGTGAAGAATGGCACCGAGTTCGCCATCCAGTATGGATCAGGAAGTCTGTCGGGCTACCTGAGCCAGGACACGTGCACT ATCGGAGACATCAGCGTGGAGAACCAGCTGTTTGGAGAGGCCATCAAGCAGCCAGGTGTGACCTTCATTGCCGCAAAGTTTGATGGGATCCTCGGCATGGCGTACCCTCGCATCTCTGTGGACGGGGTCGCTCCAGTCTTTGACAACATCATGAGCCAGAAGAAGGTGGAGAAGAACGTCTTCTCCTTCTACCTGAACAG GAACCCGGACACAGACCCCGGCGGCGAGCTGCTGCTGGGAGGAACCGACCCTAAATACTACACCGGAGACTTCAGCTACGTCAACATCAGCCGCCAGGCGTACTGGCAGATCCCCATGGACAA GATGGCGGTGGGCTCTCAGCTCAGCCTGTGCACCAGCGGCTGTCAGGCCATCGTGGACACGGGGACTTCTCTGATCACCGGCCCGGCAGCCGAGGTCAGGAGCCTGCAGAAAGCCATCGGAGCCCTGCCCCTGATCCAGGGAGAG TACATGGTGAACTGTGAAAAAGTGCCATCGCTGCCTGTCATCACCTTCACCATCGGGGGGCAGGCTTACTCTCTGACTGGAGAGCAGTACATCCTAAAG GTGACCCAGGCAGGTAAGACCATGTGTCTGAGCGGCTTCATGGGTCTGGACATCCCGCCCCCCGCCGGGCCCCTGTGGATTCTGGGAGACGTCTTCATCGGTCAGTACTACACCGTGTTTGACCGGGAGAACAACCGGGTGGGCTTCGCCAAGTCCAAATAA
- the ctsd gene encoding cathepsin D isoform X1, whose protein sequence is MKAPLLLLFAGFVLYSDAIVRIPLKKFRSIRRELTDSGRTVEELLANKHSLKYNLGFPPNGGPTPETLKNYLDAQYYGEIGLGTPPQTFTVVFDTGSSNLWVPSVHCSILDVACLLHHKYNSAKSSTYVKNGTEFAIQYGSGSLSGYLSQDTCTIGDISVENQLFGEAIKQPGVTFIAAKFDGILGMAYPRISVDGVAPVFDNIMSQKKVEKNVFSFYLNRNPDTDPGGELLLGGTDPKYYTGDFSYVNISRQAYWQIPMDKMAVGSQLSLCTSGCQAIVDTGTSLITGPAAEVRSLQKAIGALPLIQGEYMVNCEKVPSLPVITFTIGGQAYSLTGEQYILKVSTWCFLTTRGRQSCCYRDNPAQTTRGRQSCCYRDNPAQTTRGRQSCCYRDNPAQTTRGRQSCCYRDNPEITETAKQKHELIS, encoded by the exons AATCCCCTTGAAGAAATTCCGTTCCATCAGACGTGAGCTGACCGACTCGGGGAGGACGGTGGAGGAGCTGCTGGCCAACAAACACTCCTTAAAGTACAACCTGGGCTTCCCTCCCAATGGTGGACCCACTCCAGAAACCCTGAAGAACTACCTGGAT GCTCAGTACTATGGAGAGATCGGCCTGGGGACCCCCCCTCAGACTTTCACCGTGGTGTTCGACACCGGCTCCTCCAACCTTTGGGTGCCCTCCGTCCACTGCTCCATCCTGGACGTCGCCTGCT TGCTTCATCACAAGTATAACTCAGCCAAGTCCAGCACCTACGTGAAGAATGGCACCGAGTTCGCCATCCAGTATGGATCAGGAAGTCTGTCGGGCTACCTGAGCCAGGACACGTGCACT ATCGGAGACATCAGCGTGGAGAACCAGCTGTTTGGAGAGGCCATCAAGCAGCCAGGTGTGACCTTCATTGCCGCAAAGTTTGATGGGATCCTCGGCATGGCGTACCCTCGCATCTCTGTGGACGGGGTCGCTCCAGTCTTTGACAACATCATGAGCCAGAAGAAGGTGGAGAAGAACGTCTTCTCCTTCTACCTGAACAG GAACCCGGACACAGACCCCGGCGGCGAGCTGCTGCTGGGAGGAACCGACCCTAAATACTACACCGGAGACTTCAGCTACGTCAACATCAGCCGCCAGGCGTACTGGCAGATCCCCATGGACAA GATGGCGGTGGGCTCTCAGCTCAGCCTGTGCACCAGCGGCTGTCAGGCCATCGTGGACACGGGGACTTCTCTGATCACCGGCCCGGCAGCCGAGGTCAGGAGCCTGCAGAAAGCCATCGGAGCCCTGCCCCTGATCCAGGGAGAG TACATGGTGAACTGTGAAAAAGTGCCATCGCTGCCTGTCATCACCTTCACCATCGGGGGGCAGGCTTACTCTCTGACTGGAGAGCAGTACATCCTAAAGGTGAGTACATGGTGTTTCCTGACCACCAG GGGGAGACAGAGCTGCTGCTACAGGGACAATCCAGCTCAGACCACTAGGGGGAGACAGAGCTGCTGCTACAGGGACAATCCAGCTCAGACCACTAGGGGGAGACAGAGCTGCTGCTACAGGGACAATCCAGCTCAGACCACTAGGGGGAGACAGAGCTGCTGCTACAGGGACAATCCAGAAATCACAgagacagcaaaacaaaaacatgaacttaTCAGCTGA